The proteins below come from a single Cylindrospermopsis raciborskii Cr2010 genomic window:
- the gcvP gene encoding aminomethyl-transferring glycine dehydrogenase, translated as MVANPTYRQILTETTPPLGEFVSRHIGPKAGDIQEMLNSLGLSSLEELIEQTVPSSIRFFQELNLPAAQPEHTALAKLKQIANKNQIYRSYIGMGYYDCITPPVIQRNILENPGWYTAYTPYQPEIAQGRLEALLNFQTMIIDLTGLEIANASLLDEATAAAEAMSMSYGVCKNKSSNYFVSSTCHPQTIDVLQTRAKPLGIKIIIGDHQTFDFAEPIFGAILQYPGTDGKVHDYRQFIAQSHAQGALVTIAADPLSLTLLTPPGELGADIAIGSTQRFGIPLGFGGPHAAYFATKEEYKRSVPGRIVGVSKDVHGKLAYRLALQTREQHIRRDKATSNICTAQVLLAVMASMYAVYHGPNGLKKIAENIHQLTKDLAAGLEKLGYEVLNRNFFDTLRVGLGNRSLETLLIAADERNINLRIFDDGDIGISLDETTGFTDVIDLWQIFAFANGIGDGYGFPFKVEEIRETNSYLGQIRTSPYLTHPIFNSHHSETELLRYLHQLETKDLSLTTSMIALGSCTMKLNATSEMIPVSWAEFSKIHPFAPITQTRGYQILFQQLATWLAEITGFASISLQPNAGSQGEYAGLLVIREYHQSRQEGHRNICLIPQSAHGTNPASAVMCGMKVVAVACDECGNIDLGDLSTKVQKHSRELAALMITYPSTHGVFEETIQEICALVHQHGGQVYMDGANMNAQVGICRPGDLGADVCHLNLHKTFCIPHGGGGPGMGPIGVAPHLVEFLPGHSVVKLDSDHGAVSAAPWGSASILVISWMYIAMMGADGLTQATKIAILNANYIAKRLESFYPVLYKGKHGFVAHECILDLRGVKKSANIEVDDIAKRLMDYGFHAPTVSWPVAGTIMVEPTESESKAELDRFCDALIAIRQEILHLESGIMNPEDNPLKNAPHTIQSLIVGDWNHCYSREQAAYPTDWTRQFKFWPSVGRIDAAFGDRNFVCSCLPLDSYM; from the coding sequence GTGGTAGCCAATCCCACTTATCGTCAGATTTTGACTGAAACTACCCCTCCACTGGGAGAGTTTGTCAGTAGACACATTGGACCGAAAGCAGGTGATATCCAGGAGATGCTAAACTCCTTGGGTCTATCTAGCTTAGAGGAATTAATTGAGCAAACAGTACCCAGCTCAATTCGCTTTTTTCAGGAGTTGAACCTACCAGCTGCACAACCTGAACATACAGCACTGGCTAAACTCAAACAAATAGCCAATAAAAATCAAATCTACCGCTCTTACATTGGTATGGGGTATTATGACTGTATTACTCCCCCAGTGATTCAAAGGAACATCTTAGAAAATCCTGGTTGGTATACAGCATACACTCCTTACCAACCAGAAATTGCCCAGGGACGTTTGGAAGCACTATTAAACTTCCAAACCATGATCATTGATTTAACTGGATTGGAAATTGCTAATGCTTCTCTATTAGATGAAGCAACAGCAGCAGCAGAAGCCATGAGCATGAGTTATGGTGTGTGCAAAAACAAATCCTCTAACTATTTTGTTTCCAGCACCTGTCACCCTCAAACCATTGATGTGCTCCAAACCCGAGCTAAACCTTTGGGAATTAAAATCATTATTGGAGATCATCAAACCTTTGATTTTGCTGAGCCAATTTTTGGTGCTATTCTCCAATATCCTGGAACAGATGGTAAAGTTCACGATTATCGCCAGTTTATAGCCCAGTCCCATGCTCAGGGTGCATTGGTGACCATAGCAGCAGATCCATTGAGTTTGACCTTATTGACACCACCAGGAGAATTGGGAGCGGATATTGCCATAGGAAGTACCCAGAGATTCGGTATTCCTTTGGGTTTTGGTGGACCTCATGCGGCTTATTTTGCTACTAAGGAGGAGTATAAACGGTCAGTTCCAGGGCGAATTGTGGGGGTGTCTAAAGATGTTCACGGTAAGCTGGCCTATCGTTTGGCTTTACAAACCCGTGAACAACATATTCGTCGCGATAAGGCTACTAGCAATATTTGTACAGCTCAGGTACTTTTAGCGGTAATGGCGAGTATGTACGCAGTTTATCATGGTCCCAATGGACTGAAAAAGATTGCAGAAAATATTCATCAACTGACTAAGGATTTAGCAGCAGGACTGGAAAAATTGGGTTATGAAGTCCTGAATAGGAACTTCTTTGACACCCTGCGTGTGGGGTTAGGAAATAGGAGTTTGGAAACACTCCTGATAGCTGCAGATGAGAGAAACATCAATTTGCGGATTTTTGATGATGGGGATATAGGAATTTCCCTGGATGAAACCACAGGTTTTACAGATGTGATAGATTTGTGGCAGATTTTCGCTTTTGCTAATGGAATAGGGGATGGGTATGGTTTCCCCTTCAAAGTTGAAGAAATTAGGGAAACTAATTCCTATCTGGGTCAAATTCGCACTAGTCCCTATCTTACCCACCCCATATTTAATAGTCACCATTCTGAAACTGAATTACTGCGGTATTTACATCAGTTGGAAACTAAGGATTTATCATTGACAACTTCTATGATTGCCTTAGGTTCCTGTACTATGAAGTTAAATGCTACTTCGGAGATGATTCCTGTTAGTTGGGCGGAATTTAGCAAAATTCACCCCTTTGCACCAATTACCCAAACTAGAGGTTATCAAATCCTCTTTCAACAATTGGCAACATGGTTAGCAGAAATCACCGGTTTTGCGTCTATATCTTTACAACCTAATGCTGGTTCTCAGGGAGAATACGCAGGACTATTAGTCATTCGTGAATATCATCAAAGCAGACAAGAAGGACACCGCAATATCTGTTTAATTCCCCAATCTGCTCATGGCACAAATCCCGCAAGTGCAGTTATGTGTGGTATGAAGGTGGTAGCTGTCGCTTGTGATGAATGTGGTAATATCGATTTGGGAGATTTAAGCACCAAGGTACAAAAACATAGTCGTGAGCTGGCCGCTTTAATGATTACCTATCCATCAACCCATGGGGTGTTTGAAGAAACTATACAGGAAATCTGTGCCCTAGTTCACCAACATGGTGGACAGGTGTATATGGATGGAGCTAATATGAATGCCCAGGTGGGTATTTGTCGTCCCGGTGATTTGGGTGCGGATGTTTGTCATTTGAACCTACACAAAACCTTTTGTATTCCCCATGGTGGTGGTGGTCCAGGAATGGGTCCCATTGGTGTTGCTCCCCATCTGGTGGAGTTTCTACCAGGTCATTCTGTGGTTAAATTAGATAGTGACCACGGTGCGGTTTCTGCTGCACCCTGGGGAAGTGCCAGTATCTTGGTTATTTCCTGGATGTATATAGCTATGATGGGTGCAGATGGCCTAACTCAAGCAACCAAAATCGCTATTTTGAATGCTAATTACATTGCCAAGCGATTGGAATCTTTTTACCCTGTTTTATATAAGGGTAAACATGGTTTTGTCGCCCATGAATGTATTTTAGACCTGCGAGGAGTAAAAAAATCAGCAAACATTGAGGTGGATGATATTGCTAAACGTCTCATGGACTATGGTTTTCACGCTCCTACGGTCTCTTGGCCTGTAGCAGGAACAATCATGGTTGAACCTACGGAAAGTGAGTCGAAAGCTGAGTTGGACCGTTTTTGTGATGCACTAATTGCCATTCGTCAGGAAATTTTGCACCTCGAGTCTGGTATTATGAATCCGGAAGATAATCCCTTGAAAAACGCCCCCCACACTATACAAAGTTTGATTGTTGGTGATTGGAACCACTGTTACTCCCGCGAACAAGCTGCTTACCCTACGGACTGGACTCGTCAATTTAAGTTTTGGCCGAGTGTAGGTAGGATAGACGCCGCTTTTGGCGATCGCAATTTTGTTTGTTCTTGTTTACCTTTAGATTCGTACATGTAA